The following are encoded in a window of Natrononativus amylolyticus genomic DNA:
- a CDS encoding pyridoxal phosphate-dependent aminotransferase: MTKTPSSKPAVGTSRTSNVVESVIREMTREAISEGAINLSQGIPDEDETPPEIKAAAKEAIDTDSQYTITWGLPELREAVAERYAEWKGVSYDPETEVTITSGTSEAIMSTMLSLAGSGDEVIYFEPVYESYIPASQFAGATPIPLDITDDLEIDADRLAEAAKRARILVLNTPMNPTGKVFSREELETIERIAFEHDLIVLTDEIYEHIVYDDDYLSPVEVGDLAERTVVCTGMSKTFSVTGWRIGFCLAPEYLSKELRKIHDYTSICAPTPFQRAGVEALSLPEEYYEELSDSYERRRDLLYDGLVEAGLEPVKPDGAYYVMTRYPTDETDVDFCYRLIREAGVAAVPGSSFYTAPDAEADWVRFTFSRNRATLEEAIDRLIENRWW, encoded by the coding sequence ATGACGAAGACACCGAGTTCGAAACCCGCGGTTGGCACCAGCCGAACGAGCAACGTCGTCGAATCGGTCATCCGGGAGATGACCCGCGAGGCGATCAGCGAGGGCGCGATCAACCTCTCGCAGGGCATCCCCGACGAGGACGAGACGCCGCCCGAGATCAAGGCGGCTGCCAAGGAGGCGATCGACACCGACAGCCAGTACACGATCACCTGGGGGCTTCCCGAACTCAGGGAGGCCGTCGCCGAGCGCTACGCCGAGTGGAAGGGCGTCAGTTACGACCCCGAGACGGAGGTAACGATCACCAGCGGGACCAGCGAGGCGATCATGTCGACGATGCTCTCGCTCGCCGGCTCCGGCGACGAGGTGATCTACTTCGAACCGGTGTACGAGAGCTACATCCCCGCGAGCCAGTTCGCCGGCGCGACGCCGATCCCCCTCGACATCACCGACGACCTCGAGATCGATGCCGACCGCCTGGCGGAGGCCGCGAAGCGAGCCCGAATCCTCGTGCTCAACACGCCGATGAACCCGACGGGGAAGGTGTTCAGCCGCGAGGAACTCGAGACGATCGAGCGAATCGCGTTCGAACACGACCTGATCGTGCTGACCGACGAGATTTACGAGCACATCGTCTACGACGACGACTACCTGAGCCCGGTCGAGGTCGGCGACCTCGCGGAGCGAACCGTCGTCTGTACGGGAATGTCGAAGACGTTCAGCGTCACCGGCTGGCGGATCGGGTTCTGTCTCGCGCCCGAGTATCTCTCGAAGGAGCTCCGGAAGATCCACGACTACACGAGTATCTGTGCGCCCACGCCGTTCCAGCGCGCCGGCGTCGAGGCGCTGTCGTTGCCCGAGGAGTACTACGAGGAGCTGTCTGACTCCTACGAACGACGCCGCGACCTGCTCTACGACGGGCTCGTGGAGGCCGGGCTCGAGCCGGTGAAACCCGACGGCGCGTACTACGTCATGACGCGGTATCCGACCGACGAGACCGACGTCGACTTCTGCTACCGCCTCATCCGCGAGGCGGGCGTCGCGGCCGTCCCCGGGAGCAGCTTCTACACCGCCCCCGACGCCGAGGCCGACTGGGTCCGGTTTACGTTCTCGCGAAACCGGGCCACGCTCGAGGAGGCGATCGACCGGCTGATCGAGAACCGGTGGTGGTGA
- a CDS encoding AEC family transporter: MEVLVRLLALLAVLLVGAGFRSSGVLDAGRTARLNAVAYYGALPALIFVSTYEQSIGELVSGALIAGLLVVLFTTAGLAWVVHRTQEASGRQSVAVVQSYHSNLGYLGLPLVAATFGAQVTAVASVILGVVTLIQLPLTIVVLSTVNGTDAELTGALRGLATNPVLLSLVAGLATGSIGATVPGTLALGLDAVGSLALPLALLCVGASLTIDLPSIDFGATGSVVALKIVWMPVLAWAVFSALAVDTATFVAAVVMFGTPTAVSTYVFAAELGGDEQFASLNVFTTTLVSILTLFVLITLVT, from the coding sequence ATGGAGGTTCTCGTCCGGCTGCTCGCGTTGCTCGCCGTGCTCCTCGTCGGGGCCGGATTCCGGAGTTCCGGCGTGCTCGACGCCGGACGAACCGCGCGGCTCAACGCCGTCGCCTACTACGGCGCGCTCCCGGCGCTCATCTTCGTCTCGACGTACGAGCAGTCGATCGGCGAGTTAGTGTCGGGTGCGCTGATCGCGGGCCTGCTGGTCGTGCTGTTTACGACGGCCGGGCTCGCCTGGGTGGTGCATCGAACCCAGGAGGCGAGCGGCCGCCAGAGCGTCGCGGTCGTCCAGTCGTACCACTCGAACCTGGGCTATCTCGGTCTGCCGCTGGTCGCAGCGACGTTCGGCGCGCAGGTGACTGCGGTCGCGAGCGTCATTCTGGGCGTCGTCACGCTGATCCAGCTCCCGCTAACGATCGTCGTCCTCTCGACAGTCAACGGCACCGACGCCGAACTCACCGGCGCACTCCGGGGGCTGGCGACCAATCCCGTTTTGCTGTCGCTCGTCGCCGGACTGGCAACCGGTTCGATCGGCGCCACAGTTCCGGGTACCCTCGCCCTCGGCCTCGACGCCGTCGGCTCGCTGGCCCTCCCGCTCGCGTTGCTCTGCGTCGGTGCCTCGCTCACTATCGACCTCCCGTCGATCGATTTCGGTGCGACCGGATCCGTGGTCGCGCTCAAGATCGTCTGGATGCCGGTGCTGGCGTGGGCCGTTTTCTCGGCACTGGCCGTCGATACGGCCACGTTCGTCGCGGCAGTGGTGATGTTCGGTACACCGACCGCCGTCTCGACGTACGTCTTCGCCGCCGAACTCGGCGGTGACGAACAGTTCGCGTCGCTGAACGTCTTCACGACGACGCTCGTGTCGATCCTGACGCTGTTCGTCCTCATCACGCTCGTCACATAG
- a CDS encoding sensory rhodopsin transducer: MTDESASDPIGSTRWELPGGHVPVDSTGPEPEMVSHEKLCVLNAGDEMATLELTLYYADGRKAGPYPLTVAPRRVRHVRINDLIDPYAPPLGEDYGAVVESNVPVVVQWSRQDTRQAENATLSTIAYSE; this comes from the coding sequence GTGACGGACGAGAGCGCGTCCGATCCGATCGGCTCGACGCGGTGGGAACTCCCCGGCGGACACGTTCCGGTCGACAGCACGGGACCGGAACCCGAGATGGTCAGCCACGAGAAACTGTGCGTGTTGAACGCCGGCGATGAGATGGCGACCCTCGAGCTCACGCTCTACTACGCCGACGGGCGGAAAGCGGGACCGTACCCGCTCACCGTCGCCCCCCGGCGCGTACGACACGTTCGCATCAACGACCTGATCGACCCCTACGCACCGCCGCTTGGCGAGGACTACGGCGCCGTCGTCGAGTCGAACGTCCCGGTCGTCGTCCAGTGGAGTCGCCAGGACACCCGGCAGGCGGAGAACGCGACGCTCTCGACGATCGCATACAGCGAGTGA
- a CDS encoding D-arabinono-1,4-lactone oxidase: MDRGSRSDSGATTWSNWSGSVSFEPDRIIEPETEAELRSLVSRCGETGETVRVAGAGHSWTPVVQTDDVVVSLTNMTGLVSHRPESKEATLYAGTTLEEAGTELHDRNLAMPNLGDVSMQTVAGAFGTGTHGTGPAFENLAGSLVGGRLVTGTGEVRSFDAESDPDLLRAARVSLGTLGIFTEVTLDVQTTYKLRRREYCTTWRDCRDHLPELIEANRNFDFYWYPRSDEVKLRLLNAPGGGTDDDDLSYATLVEDQTGWWHEIIPEHDDIGREFDEMEYAVPVEDGLECFERVRERVREDWRADVGWRLLVRTVAADDAYLSAEYERDVMTISCIQNAELAHRAYFDDIEPIFHEYAGRPHWGKKHTLRAPELRERYPEWDRFQELRRELDPEGVFMTDYLEDLFEAESESASDAASRGESEP, from the coding sequence GTGGATCGGGGTTCGCGGAGCGACTCGGGCGCTACAACGTGGTCGAACTGGTCGGGAAGCGTCTCCTTCGAGCCCGACCGGATCATCGAGCCGGAAACCGAGGCCGAACTCCGGTCGCTCGTCTCCCGGTGTGGCGAGACCGGCGAAACCGTCCGCGTAGCCGGTGCGGGTCACTCCTGGACGCCGGTCGTACAGACCGACGACGTGGTCGTGTCGCTGACGAACATGACCGGCCTCGTCTCCCACCGGCCGGAGTCGAAGGAGGCGACGCTGTACGCCGGAACGACCCTCGAGGAGGCAGGAACCGAACTTCACGACCGGAACCTCGCTATGCCGAACCTCGGCGACGTCTCGATGCAGACCGTCGCGGGCGCGTTCGGAACGGGCACCCACGGGACGGGACCGGCGTTCGAGAACCTGGCCGGCTCGCTCGTCGGCGGCCGACTGGTCACCGGAACCGGCGAGGTCCGGTCGTTCGACGCCGAGTCGGACCCCGACCTCCTGCGGGCCGCTCGCGTGTCGCTCGGCACCCTCGGCATCTTCACCGAAGTGACGCTAGACGTACAGACGACGTACAAACTCAGGCGCCGCGAGTACTGTACGACCTGGCGGGACTGTCGCGACCACCTCCCGGAACTGATCGAGGCGAACCGGAACTTCGACTTCTACTGGTACCCTCGCTCGGACGAGGTGAAACTGCGCCTGCTCAACGCGCCGGGCGGCGGTACCGACGACGACGACCTGTCGTACGCGACGCTCGTCGAGGACCAGACCGGCTGGTGGCACGAAATCATCCCGGAGCACGACGACATCGGACGCGAGTTCGACGAGATGGAGTACGCGGTGCCCGTCGAAGACGGACTCGAGTGCTTCGAGCGGGTGCGAGAGCGCGTTCGGGAGGACTGGCGGGCCGACGTCGGCTGGCGGCTGCTCGTCCGCACCGTCGCGGCCGACGACGCCTACCTGTCGGCAGAGTACGAGCGCGACGTGATGACGATTTCGTGCATCCAGAACGCGGAGCTGGCCCACCGGGCGTACTTCGACGACATCGAGCCGATCTTCCACGAGTACGCCGGCCGCCCGCACTGGGGGAAGAAACACACGCTCCGTGCACCCGAGCTCCGGGAACGGTACCCCGAGTGGGACCGGTTTCAGGAGCTCCGGCGCGAACTGGATCCCGAGGGCGTGTTCATGACCGACTACCTCGAGGACCTGTTCGAGGCCGAGTCGGAGAGCGCTTCGGACGCAGCCAGCCGAGGTGAGAGCGAGCCGTGA
- a CDS encoding sensory rhodopsin transducer, whose translation MTGKQTWAIPEGYIPAESNGPEPEMTSHETICVLNTTDEDARIEITVYFPDREPVGPYEKTVPAERTTHFRFNEFEDPEPIPKGEPFASILESDVPVVCQHTRLDSRQAENALLSTMAYPGE comes from the coding sequence ATGACCGGAAAACAGACCTGGGCGATTCCGGAGGGGTACATTCCTGCGGAGAGCAACGGTCCCGAACCGGAGATGACCAGCCACGAGACGATCTGCGTACTGAACACTACCGACGAAGACGCCCGGATCGAGATCACCGTCTACTTCCCCGACCGCGAGCCGGTCGGTCCGTACGAGAAGACCGTGCCTGCCGAACGAACCACGCATTTCCGGTTCAACGAGTTCGAAGACCCCGAACCGATCCCCAAGGGCGAGCCGTTCGCGAGCATCCTCGAGTCGGACGTCCCCGTCGTCTGCCAGCACACCCGCCTCGACTCGCGCCAGGCCGAGAACGCGCTCCTCTCGACGATGGCGTACCCGGGTGAGTAA
- a CDS encoding GNAT family N-acetyltransferase, which translates to MAVQQEVQKMNVREYVQGDEKGWVRCRVLSFLESSYFDDVYREKETYDNPSIELVAEHEETIVGLIDVELDIAERKICTGDESGGMIWHLAVHPDFQRRGIATVLLDEASRRARDQGIAFFEAWTRDDEATVSWYTNRGFDRRESYLHVYLTREDAGRVCDCEIDGLSINSAFAQYVGDDEAQMREQFDRVHDCQQFVRDI; encoded by the coding sequence ATGGCAGTTCAACAAGAGGTTCAGAAGATGAACGTTCGCGAGTATGTTCAGGGTGACGAGAAGGGATGGGTACGATGCAGAGTGCTCTCGTTTCTGGAGTCATCGTACTTCGATGACGTGTATCGAGAGAAGGAGACGTACGATAACCCCTCGATCGAACTGGTGGCAGAACACGAGGAAACCATCGTCGGCCTCATTGACGTCGAACTCGATATCGCCGAGCGAAAGATTTGTACAGGGGACGAGTCAGGCGGAATGATCTGGCATCTCGCTGTTCACCCGGATTTCCAGCGACGCGGGATCGCTACGGTGCTTCTCGACGAAGCCTCTCGCCGAGCACGCGATCAAGGAATAGCGTTTTTCGAAGCATGGACGAGAGACGATGAAGCGACGGTTTCGTGGTACACGAACCGAGGATTCGATCGACGTGAGTCATATCTACACGTCTATCTAACACGGGAGGACGCAGGACGCGTCTGTGACTGTGAAATAGATGGGCTGTCGATAAACTCGGCCTTCGCTCAGTACGTTGGTGACGACGAAGCCCAAATGAGAGAACAATTCGATCGAGTTCACGACTGTCAACAATTTGTGCGCGATATCTGA
- a CDS encoding DUF4870 domain-containing protein — protein MGSETHQLLETDSNASPTDAGAPRATETSLGLHENTAGAASYALGFVSGLVVYLLEADNEFVRFHAIQSVLVFGGLFALGIAMSVAGLLLGWLPVVGVVVGLAVALGSLLLVPVALVCWVVLLYKAYTGERFHVPVVGPLAERYV, from the coding sequence ATGGGATCAGAGACACATCAACTACTCGAGACCGACAGCAACGCATCGCCCACCGACGCGGGCGCACCGAGAGCCACCGAGACCAGCCTCGGCCTCCACGAGAACACCGCCGGCGCGGCGAGCTACGCCCTCGGCTTTGTGAGCGGGCTCGTGGTCTACCTGCTCGAGGCGGACAACGAATTCGTCCGCTTCCACGCCATTCAGAGCGTGCTGGTCTTCGGCGGGCTGTTCGCCCTCGGAATCGCGATGTCCGTCGCCGGCCTCCTCCTGGGGTGGCTCCCCGTCGTCGGCGTCGTCGTTGGCCTCGCCGTCGCGCTGGGGAGTCTCTTGCTCGTACCGGTGGCGTTGGTCTGCTGGGTCGTCTTGCTGTACAAGGCGTACACTGGTGAGCGCTTTCACGTGCCTGTCGTCGGGCCACTGGCCGAGCGGTACGTCTGA
- a CDS encoding cupredoxin domain-containing protein, translated as MQETHPTDTTPKLLRRTVLKSTAASATFAVFGGRAVADEHDDDLPADDDEEFAAVVFPNQVTDGSSIDIEWARLPEGGFISIVDPVAAHESLWPIEGELMPSLEELVATQVRGVTPFLEAGEHEDVVLELDDPLEGEKLYQVWVHRDTTGTETFDYVDSVGEEDGPYPAPFDPDDDEEVDEDAETIPPGTEIELDGQTGGWVGIAPAEIEGEQNPTLTLEDGESYELGWTQGDGQGHNIAIRDEDGDTVDGLSTSVTTDPGDDQWLEFDASEEMVEYVCEPHSGTMVGDIVVQTDEDDPDDEENDEDAANDEENGEEAADDEENGEDEEEEREEAAGPEDPTEEEDDATEIHPTQVPNIVMGDAYLHRLEDPDEDPTADETADVPAQEEEREEAAGPDDPTEEEDEDQDEE; from the coding sequence ATGCAAGAGACACACCCAACCGATACGACACCGAAACTGCTCCGACGAACCGTCCTCAAATCGACCGCCGCGAGTGCGACCTTCGCCGTCTTCGGCGGGAGAGCCGTCGCCGACGAACACGACGACGACCTGCCGGCCGACGACGACGAGGAGTTCGCCGCAGTCGTGTTCCCAAACCAGGTGACCGATGGCTCGTCCATCGATATCGAGTGGGCACGCCTTCCCGAGGGTGGGTTCATCTCCATCGTCGACCCGGTGGCTGCCCACGAGAGTCTGTGGCCGATCGAAGGCGAACTGATGCCGTCACTCGAGGAACTCGTCGCCACCCAGGTCAGAGGCGTCACACCGTTCCTCGAGGCCGGCGAACACGAGGACGTCGTCCTCGAACTCGACGACCCCCTGGAGGGCGAGAAGCTCTACCAGGTGTGGGTCCACCGCGACACTACCGGCACCGAAACGTTCGATTACGTCGACTCCGTCGGCGAAGAGGACGGGCCGTATCCGGCACCGTTCGACCCCGACGACGACGAGGAGGTCGACGAGGACGCCGAAACGATTCCCCCCGGCACCGAGATCGAACTCGACGGCCAGACCGGCGGCTGGGTCGGCATCGCCCCTGCTGAAATCGAAGGCGAGCAGAACCCGACACTCACCCTCGAAGACGGCGAAAGCTACGAGCTCGGCTGGACCCAGGGCGACGGGCAGGGCCATAACATCGCGATCCGAGACGAAGACGGTGACACCGTCGACGGCCTCTCGACCAGCGTGACCACGGACCCGGGCGACGACCAGTGGCTCGAGTTCGACGCCAGCGAGGAGATGGTCGAGTACGTCTGTGAGCCCCACTCCGGGACGATGGTCGGCGATATCGTCGTCCAGACGGACGAGGACGATCCGGACGACGAAGAGAACGACGAGGACGCGGCGAACGACGAAGAAAACGGTGAAGAGGCGGCCGACGATGAGGAAAACGGCGAGGACGAGGAGGAGGAGCGAGAGGAGGCCGCCGGCCCCGAGGACCCCACCGAGGAAGAAGACGATGCCACGGAGATCCACCCCACTCAGGTACCGAACATCGTGATGGGAGATGCGTATCTACACCGTCTCGAGGATCCGGACGAAGATCCTACTGCAGACGAAACGGCTGATGTCCCCGCCCAGGAGGAAGAACGTGAGGAAGCTGCGGGTCCCGACGACCCCACCGAGGAAGAAGACGAAGACCAAGACGAGGAGTGA
- a CDS encoding PQQ-binding-like beta-propeller repeat protein gives MNRMLQNPIDHLEDVEVILEGPYTEKPGDSEIEQFDTDQIPETEITDEDLHETGTRTDNWLIMGGSYDSQRRYPGTELTPENVGDLEIEYQFEYGDPPRTSYQNSPLIVHGDPPIMYLTFGPDELHALNARTGEFLWTHIYEPVVGTSPESAPAERGAAVCGDLVFKSTLDLGVLAIDRYTGEEVWYYNGACAYRNEPAENLMHEELQWERSRGTTSSFPPLIYNGTLMKGSFGGEYGVSGFFDGISLEGEPKWRVNMTPQSEWVGDSWKHGGGTAWASGCIDVENDLVIIPSANAGPWYGTVRPGWNPYSAGKVAVDTETGEYRWHHQDAPHDYWDYDSPSPAITYTADVDGESRRLVSWAPKAGWVFTIDAETGRLVQRSDGYVQHHNMWTLPGKDEVEKMPFMMPAWIGGTNPQPSSYHSESRTMVVTGENTPWRWAWEEAWYEPGESFHGIGEIETTEYLEEWNGFSGVVAGVDPVSGEVKWQDWRDDVVRGGTLTTAAGVSFAGTRGGEFLAYATETGEQLWCDDIGGEVDGSPVVWHDPAAGKVFVFVSTQQSGIVTAYSLEV, from the coding sequence ATGAACCGCATGCTCCAGAACCCGATCGACCACCTCGAGGACGTCGAGGTCATCTTAGAGGGCCCTTACACCGAGAAGCCGGGCGACTCCGAGATCGAACAGTTCGATACCGACCAGATCCCCGAGACCGAGATCACCGACGAGGACCTCCACGAAACGGGCACCCGCACCGACAACTGGCTGATCATGGGTGGATCCTACGACAGCCAGCGACGGTATCCGGGCACCGAACTGACCCCCGAGAACGTCGGGGACCTCGAGATCGAGTACCAGTTCGAGTACGGCGATCCCCCACGGACGTCGTATCAGAACTCTCCGCTGATCGTCCACGGCGACCCGCCGATCATGTACCTCACGTTCGGGCCCGACGAACTCCACGCGCTGAACGCCCGAACCGGCGAGTTCCTCTGGACGCACATCTACGAACCCGTCGTCGGGACGAGTCCGGAGTCCGCCCCCGCAGAACGCGGGGCTGCCGTCTGCGGCGATCTGGTGTTCAAGAGCACCCTCGATCTCGGGGTGCTGGCGATCGATCGCTACACCGGAGAGGAGGTGTGGTACTACAACGGCGCCTGTGCCTACCGGAACGAGCCCGCCGAGAACCTGATGCACGAGGAATTGCAGTGGGAGCGCTCGCGCGGGACGACCTCCTCGTTCCCGCCGCTCATCTACAACGGCACCCTGATGAAGGGGAGTTTCGGCGGGGAGTACGGCGTCAGCGGCTTCTTCGACGGAATCAGCCTCGAGGGCGAGCCGAAGTGGCGCGTCAACATGACCCCCCAGAGCGAGTGGGTCGGCGACTCCTGGAAACACGGCGGCGGCACCGCCTGGGCGTCGGGCTGTATCGACGTCGAGAACGATCTGGTGATCATCCCGTCGGCCAACGCCGGGCCGTGGTACGGCACGGTCCGACCCGGCTGGAACCCCTACTCGGCGGGCAAAGTCGCCGTCGACACGGAGACCGGCGAGTACCGCTGGCACCACCAGGACGCCCCCCACGATTACTGGGACTACGACTCACCGAGTCCGGCGATCACCTACACCGCCGACGTCGACGGCGAGTCACGGCGACTCGTCTCATGGGCGCCCAAGGCGGGCTGGGTGTTCACGATCGACGCTGAAACCGGCCGCCTCGTCCAGCGCAGTGACGGCTACGTCCAACACCACAACATGTGGACGCTGCCGGGCAAAGACGAGGTCGAGAAGATGCCGTTCATGATGCCGGCGTGGATCGGCGGCACCAACCCCCAGCCCAGTTCCTACCACAGCGAGAGCCGGACGATGGTCGTCACCGGCGAGAACACGCCGTGGCGGTGGGCATGGGAAGAGGCGTGGTACGAACCAGGCGAGTCGTTCCACGGTATCGGCGAAATCGAGACGACCGAGTACCTCGAGGAGTGGAACGGGTTCAGCGGGGTCGTCGCCGGTGTCGACCCCGTCTCCGGCGAGGTCAAATGGCAGGACTGGCGGGACGATGTCGTTCGCGGCGGCACGCTGACGACGGCCGCGGGGGTGTCGTTTGCGGGCACCCGAGGCGGCGAGTTCCTCGCGTATGCAACCGAGACGGGCGAGCAACTCTGGTGTGACGACATCGGCGGCGAAGTCGACGGCTCACCGGTTGTCTGGCACGACCCCGCCGCGGGGAAGGTGTTCGTCTTCGTCTCGACCCAACAGAGCGGCATCGTGACCGCGTACTCCCTCGAGGTGTAA
- a CDS encoding PAS domain-containing protein, whose protein sequence is MTNTDEIIFTVVSVLAEADGVPPEELPYTLAEYVDPSMIEALVSNDYDCELAFRVPGHEVTVTAAGEVTVDERSSRTGTDPQPALAERRALGTHLEQRRLQQFFDTLPCTVYQSRNEPGWPIEFISGNCRELTGYDPNAFIVGGITFGFDLIHPADRGRVAETVQAAVRNEDPFSVEYRIQTAEETEKWVREIGVGLFSEPDPIPFVGTLIDLADLESEQSVGRRLPTSSENGLFDDRRW, encoded by the coding sequence ATGACGAACACTGACGAGATCATCTTCACGGTCGTCTCAGTGCTGGCCGAGGCCGACGGCGTTCCGCCGGAGGAGCTCCCGTATACGCTCGCCGAGTACGTCGATCCGTCGATGATCGAGGCATTGGTGTCGAACGACTACGACTGCGAACTCGCGTTCCGAGTGCCGGGTCACGAGGTTACCGTCACCGCCGCCGGTGAGGTAACCGTCGACGAGCGCTCGTCTCGCACGGGGACCGATCCACAGCCGGCGCTCGCCGAACGGCGGGCGCTCGGTACACACCTCGAGCAGCGGCGCTTACAGCAGTTTTTCGATACCCTGCCGTGTACGGTGTATCAGTCGCGCAACGAGCCGGGCTGGCCGATCGAGTTCATCAGCGGGAACTGTCGTGAACTGACGGGATACGACCCGAACGCGTTCATCGTCGGCGGCATCACGTTCGGCTTCGATCTGATCCATCCGGCCGACCGCGGCCGCGTCGCCGAGACCGTCCAGGCGGCGGTTCGAAACGAAGACCCGTTCTCCGTCGAGTATCGGATTCAGACGGCCGAGGAGACCGAAAAGTGGGTTCGGGAGATCGGCGTCGGGCTGTTCAGCGAACCCGACCCCATCCCGTTCGTCGGGACCCTCATCGACCTCGCTGACCTGGAGAGCGAGCAGTCAGTCGGACGTCGGCTGCCGACATCC